The proteins below are encoded in one region of Asticcacaulis excentricus CB 48:
- a CDS encoding response regulator transcription factor, translating to MTNLITLIVDDDKDLAASLARSLARRGFKTHVAHTAEEGVTLAENLKPAFALVDLKMPGASGLECVKGLHALDPEMRIVVLTGYASINTAVQAIKLGATHYLAKPANADEIIAAFEHDEPSTDVALTPRPTSIKNLEWERIHEMLVETDYNISATARRLGMHRRTLTRKLAKQPIK from the coding sequence GTGACCAATCTCATCACCTTGATTGTCGATGACGACAAGGATCTGGCCGCGTCTTTGGCCCGATCCTTGGCCAGACGCGGCTTTAAGACTCACGTCGCCCACACGGCGGAGGAAGGGGTGACGCTGGCTGAGAACCTGAAACCCGCCTTCGCGCTGGTTGATCTCAAAATGCCGGGGGCGTCCGGCCTGGAATGCGTCAAAGGCTTGCATGCGCTCGATCCGGAGATGCGTATTGTTGTCCTGACCGGCTATGCCAGCATCAATACCGCGGTACAGGCCATAAAGCTGGGAGCCACCCATTATCTGGCCAAACCCGCCAATGCCGATGAGATCATTGCGGCGTTCGAACACGATGAACCCAGTACGGACGTGGCGCTGACCCCACGCCCGACCTCAATCAAAAACCTCGAATGGGAACGCATCCACGAGATGCTGGTGGAAACGGATTACAACATCTCGGCAACCGCCCGTCGCCTTGGGATGCACAGGCGCACCCTGACGCGCAAACTGGCGAAACAGCCCATAAAGTAA